The DNA segment CTCATCGGGGTGTTGTTTGCCACTTACCGCAGATATATTCAAAAACCGGATAGGCTTGATAATAAACCCGAAAATGCCATTGCCCTCATCCTTATCTTTGTCATCGTGATTACCGGCTTTATTATTGAGGGGTTGCGTATCGCCTACTTTACCAGCAACCCATCAGCATTCCACCAGATACTCCCGCTTGACTACGACACTGCGTGGGCAGTGTGGTCCCCCGGAGGATGGGTCTTCGGTCAGATATTTGCCGGCCTCTCCTCAGGGGCGCTGCTGCTAGCTCACAAAAGCCTGTGGTGGTTCCATACCGCCCTCGGCCTGGGGGTCATAGTCTATGTTGCCCTCACCTGGTCCTCACTATCGCACATCGTTGTCGGCCCCTTCAATGTGCTTTTCAGGTCATCTCGTCCCAAGGGAGCTCTGTCGCCCATGGATCTGGAGGAGGCCGAGACCTTCGGGGTCGACAAGATCAATGGGTTTACCTGGAAACAGATCTTCGACCTGGATGCCTGCACAAGATGTGGTCGCTGCCAGGATATTTGCCCAGCCTATCTCAGCGGGAAGGCACTTTCACCTAAAAAGCTTATCCAGGATCTAAAGCAGCACTGGCTTGAGGTGGCCACCGATATGGTGGTGGCAAATATAGCGGCTTCGAGTGGAAACGGTGTTGGAAATGGCAATGGGAAGTCACGTCCGTTGAAGAACAGGCTGTTACAGACCCTTGACCGCTGCACGTTCGTGGTGCTTCCTGAACTGCTGGCAAAGGTTGGCTTTGGGGGTAAGAGAGGGAACGGGAGCAGCAATAAGGACGAGATTTCAATGATCGGCGATGTAATAACCGCGGAAGTAATCTGGGATTGCACCACCTGCCGCGCCTGTCAGGAGGTGTGTCCTGTCTTTATAGAGCACATCGATAAGATCATCGATATGCGCCGCAACCTGGTGCTGGAGCAGGCGGAGATGCCGGAGACAGCAGAGATGGCGCTTAGGTGCATAGAGGAAAGGGGACATACCTGCAAGGGGACCACTGCCTGCAGAACTGACTGGTGTGGCGATGTCGAGGGCGCCAGGCTCCTCTCCGAGGATCAGAACGTGGAGGTCCTATACTTTGTCGGGTGCTCTGCTGCTCTCGAGGACCGGAATATGAAGGTGTCGGCCGCTTTGGGCAAGGTTCTCCAGGCGGCAG comes from the Dehalococcoidia bacterium genome and includes:
- a CDS encoding heterodisulfide reductase-related iron-sulfur binding cluster — protein: MATRQIFWNIGDWGYILYGLLLPLAIILAYAVYRRYRLWQVGQPDNRLDNLPQRLWSFAVTGTVDGFIHRRFLKEPYPGLIHFLIFWGSIVFLLGAFIDFVTHYGVSGVVNGELVHGLWGTPYLGLSFVVDVLGIGVLIGVLFATYRRYIQKPDRLDNKPENAIALILIFVIVITGFIIEGLRIAYFTSNPSAFHQILPLDYDTAWAVWSPGGWVFGQIFAGLSSGALLLAHKSLWWFHTALGLGVIVYVALTWSSLSHIVVGPFNVLFRSSRPKGALSPMDLEEAETFGVDKINGFTWKQIFDLDACTRCGRCQDICPAYLSGKALSPKKLIQDLKQHWLEVATDMVVANIAASSGNGVGNGNGKSRPLKNRLLQTLDRCTFVVLPELLAKVGFGGKRGNGSSNKDEISMIGDVITAEVIWDCTTCRACQEVCPVFIEHIDKIIDMRRNLVLEQAEMPETAEMALRCIEERGHTCKGTTACRTDWCGDVEGARLLSEDQNVEVLYFVGCSAALEDRNMKVSAALGKVLQAAGVKFGVLGEEESCCGEPARRMGNEYLFQMQATKNIETFKRYGVKKIVVSCPHGYNTLKNEYPQFGGEFEVVHHSQFIAELIKQGRLKLKDGITEKITYHDACYLGRHNDVYEEPRQVVKAIPGAQFEEMARRRSRSFCCGAGGGHMWMEETVGTRISEMRTDQALATGASILATVCPFCLQMFEDAIKAKEAEESIRAMDIAELVAAAIEEREPAIAKAVEEKPAEAGSGVTEEKPQDTSGDAIE